CGCTGTACGTTTGCCGAAAAAAAGAAAACAAAAGATACAATTAGGCATTACGCTTACCTTTTTTGTTCTAATAGCCCTCAGCATCATGTATGCTTTTTTGATCTTAAAACATGACCCTTATGTAACAAATTTAAGTAGCAGGCTTGAAAATATGAGTTTGTTCCATCCACTTGGTACAGACTATTTAGGGAGGGACGTGTTAACACGGCTTTTACTTGGAGGTCAACAAACGATCGGTTACAGTTTCTTGGCCTTATTTGCAGCTGTTGTTATCGGGGTGCCTGTCGGTATTTTTGCAGGTTATAAACGCGGTATCATCGACCGAGTGTTTATGAGAATAGCAGATGGTTTTTTAGCATTTCCTGAAACGATCGTTGCTATTGTATTAGTCGGTTTACTAGGTCCTAGTATAAGCAATTTAATTCTCGCTATTATTCTCGTGAAGTGGGTTAATTACGCACGATTAGTCAGGAGTACGGTATTAGTAGAAGCACAAAAAGACTACATATTAGTTGCTCGCATTAATGGCTTATCATCAAGAAAAATGATGACAAAACATCTATTCCCTCATATTATTGGGCATGTATTGGTTATGGCAAGTCTTGATTTAGGAAAAATTATTCTTCTGATCTCTGCTTTTTCATATATCGGGCTAGGAGCCCAACCTCCGATGCCTGAATGGGGAGCGATGTTAAATGATTCACGCCCTTACTTTGAGTCCATGCCTCAATTGATGGTTTACCCGGGGCTTGCCATTGTTTTTGTTGTCCTTTTGACGAATATGGTAGGAGATTATTTGAGAGATCGCTTTGATGTGAAGAAAGAGGTGCGATCATGATTCTATCCCTTAATGACGTGACGATTCGCAGTCAAAATAAAACGATCGTTGATCAAGCATCCGTGTCTATTCGAGAAGGAGATTGGTATGCCTTAGTAGGACAAAGCGGAAGCGGTAAAAGTCTCCTTTCCCAAAGCATTGGCCAAATACTTCCTTCACATTTACACGTGGAGGGGAGCGCCTTTTTCAAACAACAAAATTTGTTTACATTATCAGCTAAAGAGATGCGACGTGTGCGGGGAAAAAAAATCTCGTATATTTTTCAAGACTATCAAGGATCGTTTACCCCTTTTCGAAAAATTGGTCAGCATTTTGATGAATATTTACACGTTCATGGTTTTACGTCTAAAAAAGGGCGTTATGCTCAAGCTATAGAGGCTCTTAATGCCGTTGGATTAGATGACATTTTGTATGATCGGTATCCTTTTCAGCTCAGTGGTGGACAACTACAAAGAGTGGCTATTGCGCTGGCACTGCTATTATCACCCGAACTCGTCATTGCCGACGAAATCACAACAGCCCTTGACAGCGTCTCGGGGCATCGCGTCTTGCAAATGCTAGCCAAGCGGCAAAAAGAAACAGGATGTTCGATTTTATTTATTACCCATGATTGGCGACATGTTAGACGCTATGCCAACCGTCTAGCAATCATGAAGGAAGGGAAAATCGTTGAATCAGGGGGGAAACATCGGATTCTTGATCATCCCCAACATGAGTACACAAAACAATTAATCAAAGCAGCCCCTATTTTAAGTAAAGGACTTCGGTCTGGTTTGGATAAGGAGAAAGAAGGATGACGATGCTCAGTGTTGAAGGATTAACAAAAACATATCATGGTGAAACCCCTGCTATTTCTAATATAACGTTTGATTTAAATAAAGGGGAGTGTCTAGCCCTCGTGGGAGAAAGCGGTTCTGGTAAAAGTACGTTAGCACGTTGCTTGCTTCGCATTGAAGCGATTGACAGCGGTAAAATCAGTTTTAATGGCATTGCAATTGAAAAACTAACGGAACGTCAACTTAAACCGTTTCGAAAAAAGATTCAAGTTGTTTTTCAAAATCCGTCCGCTGCTCTGAACCCAAAGCTTAAAATTAAAGACTCTCTTATTGATCCCTATGCGCAATATAAAAGGGAAGTAACCCTTTCTCACTTTTCGAATGGCTCTAAGACGTCGTATATTAAGCAGTTGTTAGAAGCGGTTGAGCTGTCAACGTCTTTAGCCGATCGTTATCCACATGAATTAAGTGGAGGGCAACGTCAACGCGTGACAATTGCCCGGGCAATAAGTATTGAACCAGAGCTTATCATTCTTGATGAGCCTACGGCAAGCTTAGATGTCATTTCTCAGGATGCCATTCTTACGTTATTGACAGACCTTCGGAAAAACTTAAATCTCTCTTATTTATTTATCTCACATGATTTAGCAGCTGTTAATCGAATAAGTCAGCGGATTATGGTGATGAAAAAAGGAGAGATTGTTGATCAATTTGATCAGAAAGAGTTATTTGCTAAGGATCGACATCCGTATACACAGGAACTGGTGTCGATTTTTTAAAGAGGCAGATAGCCTAAAAGTGTATACACACCACAGGCACCTCCTCGTACGAAAAACGTACTAATAGGTGCCTAATCCCCCATCTTGTCAATACCCTCTCGAAAGCTAAAGATCCTAAATGTTCCATCACAAAACGCCCTTACAAACTATAAATATGCAATATACTAAGAGCTAATTTGACGTAAAGTGTTAAAAACAGCTTGCACATTATTTCCTAACTTTCTCTCAAAACGTAAAATCAACATCTTTTATGTTGATAGACTGCTTCAGCATAGTGGTGGACCTTAATCCAACTTCTATTATAGGCAGAAGAACCTGCTGCAAATCTAGTTGATGTTGTTATACCCACAAGACTATATAGTGAAGAACACAACTTATGTGTTACGTACATACAAAGATTGGGCTTGAATGTTGTTGTAGAAACTTTTGTAAGCGTTTTATAATGAAGCTACGGAATGGAGGTTATTCCCTTGTTAGATCAAAGAACCTATCAATTTCTCGAGAGAATCATGATGTATAACCACATTACAATGCCAGAGGTCATGATGGAGCTAAATTTGTCAGAAAGACAATGTCATTACCTTTTAGAAAAGGCCAATAGCATGCTAACGAACTTTGATCTTCCCTCTATAGAAATGAAAAACCAAATGCTTATGGTAGATGAAAAAGTTAAAGGATTTACAAAAATAGGGGTACCTTTGAATGTGAAGGGAAGAACTCTCATTATTTCTGAGGAAGATCGTCCTCTCATTATTTATTTATATACCTTCATTAAAGAGGACGTTGTTTCAAGTTATCATTACCAACTCTTACTTAAGGTAAGTAAAAACACAGCTCTAGCAGATGTGAAAAAAACGAAGGAAATCTGCCAAGCATGGCATGTTCAACTTGTTTACAAGAGAATGGATGGTTATGTCTTAGAAGGAGATGAAATGGATAAACGGAGATTTGCGATTTACTGCATTGATTATTTGCTGTCGCAGCCTCTAGGAAAAGAGATTATGGTTATGACTTTAAAGTCATGGGACAAAGAACAAGAGATAATTGACACACAAATGATTATTGAAGATTTCCTTAAAAGTAAGGCACTTCAACTTGTTAAAAGCAGGAAAGTAGAAATGATCTACCACCTTATTTTCATGAGAGCACGTCATCAAAGTCATGATCTTCAATTTACAGATACTGAAAGAGACATGATTGAGAAACAACAGTTATTTCAATATGCCTATGAGTTGACTCAGAAGTTATTTTCAAAAGGCTATGAGAAAGAAACGTATTTTACAGCTATTCAGTTATTAACATCACAAGAGGAAGTGTTGAGTCAAGATCACACATCATTACAAAGACTGGCTAAAGAGATCATTAATGAATTTGAAAAAAATACGTTATTACCTATCAAAAATAAAGCCTATTTGATTAATAGTTTATTCAATCATCTCGTCCCTACTTATTTTCGAATTACTTTTGAGATGCCACTAATTAACCCCATGACGGAGAGGATTAAGGAAGAATACAAGGAGCTGTTCCAATTTGTTAAGCGCTCATTGCGACCTCTCTCTATTTGGACAGAAAAGCCAATCAGTGAAGCAGAAATCGGCTATTTTACGCTTCATTTCGGTGGATATTTAGAGAAGTATAGAGAGGTCAAATCCAAGCAGATAAGGGCGTTGATTGTATGTTCTAATGGGATCAGTTCATCGATCATGCTGAGGGCGCAATTGAGTGCCATGTTCCCTACCATTCATTTTACGCATACCCATGCTGCGGAAAATATTCAAAGCATATCACCTTCAAGCTATGATGTCATTTTTTCGACAGTTCAGCTAACATCGGTCAAACCTTTATTTATAGTCAAACCATTATTATCTCTTGTGGAAAAGAATCACTTAATTCAAGCTGTGTTTGAAGAATTCCCTGAATTAAATGAGGGACATATCTCTGTAGATCAGATCATGTCAATTATTAGAAGACATACGGATATCAAAAATGAAAAGAGATTGATCTCCGAATTAGTAGATGTTATGTACTTTAAGAACATAGAAAAAAGGTGGGAAAAGCCAATGCTTTCGGACTTATTAACGGAAGAGATGATTCATTTTACAAATGAGCAACTTGATTGGAAGGCGGCTATTCATCAGGCGGCCGAACCATTAGTGAGAACAAATAAAGTAGAGAAGCGCTACGTAGCAGCCATGATTCAAAATGTAGAGGAGGTGGGCACCTATATTTATATTGGGAAAGGAATAGCTATACCACATGCAAGGCCAGATGCCGGAGTTAATGAGGTAGGAATGTCCTTTCTAAGAACGAGAAAACCAGTCCTATTACTTGATCACGAGGATTATCCTGTTGATTTAATTATTTGCTTAGCAGCGATTGACAACGAGGCCCATTTGAAAGCTTTAGCTCACCTAACAAAACTGTTAGGGAATGAATCTACTTTACAAGCTATTAAGAATACCGGTTCTGCACAGCAGATTATGAACATTATTAAAGAAGGAGAGGATTTGTCATGAAAATTTTAGCCGTTTGTGGATCAGGGTTAGGTACGAGTTTTATGGTGGAGATGAACATTAAACAAGTTCTGGAGGAGTTAGGGGTGGCAGGGGTTGAAGTCTCTCATTCTGATTTAAGCTCAGCTACTTCTGAAGATGCGGATGTGTATTTCTTAGCGAAAGATATAGCTGAGAGTGGCAAACATCTTGGGGAGATTATCGTACTTGAGAATATTATTGACATGGATGAATTAAGAGAGAAAGTTAAGAAACTAGGTGAAGATAAAAACCTCATTTGACTTTACTAAGAAGGGGAGGAAGAGGATGAACAATTTTCTGAATACGTTAGTAGACATTTTGAGTCAACCAGCCATCTTAGTCGCTCTAATTGCGTTAATTGGTTTAGTGGCACAAAGGAAAAACATATCTGACACAATGAAGGGAACGACAAAGACGTTTGTTGGATTTTTGGTCATTGCTGCTGGAGCAGGTATTTTAGAGACCTCTTTGGTGCCCTTTGGTTCTATGTTCCAAGCGGCGTTTAACGTGTCTGGCGTCGTGCCAAATAACGAAGCAATTGTCGCTCTGGCGTTAAATGAATATGGTTCTAATACAGCGTTAATTATGTTTTTTGGCATGATTGTGAATATCTTAATTGCACGGTTTACTAGATTTAAGTATATCTTTTTAACGGGGCATCATACGTTGTATATGGCGTGTATGCTAGCGGTTATTATGGCTGTTGCTGGTTTTAATACGGTGCCATTAATTGCAGCAGGTTCAGTTGCCTTAGGCATCATCATGACATTGTCTCCTGCGATTTTGCAACCATTCATGAGGAAACTTACAGGGAATAACAATGTGGCATTGGGTCATTTTAGTGCTGTTGGTTATGCATTAAGTGGATTAGTCGGACAAGCTGTCAAAGGCAAAAACCCAACATCTACAGAAAAAATCGATTTTCCAAAAGGACTAGGTTTTTTAAGAGACAGCACAGTGAGTATAGCTGTGACTATGATAGTGATGTACGTCATAGTAGCTTTAGCTGCAGGACCTGTTTATATTGAATCTGAACTTAGTGGCGGTACAAACTTCCTTGTTTTTTCGTTCATACAGGCCGGTACTTTTGCGGCGGGAGTATTTATTATCTTAGCTGGAGTTCGTTTAGTTCTTGCAGAAATTGTACCAGCTTTTAAAGGGATATCGACAAAATTGGTGCCGAATGCTAAACCTGCCTTAGATGTTCCAATCGTTTTTACTTATGCGCCAAATGCAGTATTAATTGGTTTCTTTTCAAGTTTCATAGGTGGCTTGTTCAGTATGGTGATGATGGCATTTGTAGGAAGTACCATTATTCTTCCTGGGGTTGTGCCTCATTTCTTTACAGGGGCTGCTGCAGGGGTCTTCGCTAATGCGACAGGTGGATTAAGAGGGGCTGTTGCTGGGGCATTCGTAAACGGAATTATTATATCATTTCTTCCTATCTTTCTCCTACCAGTATTAGGAGAACTGGGTTTTGCAAATACGACTTTTTCTGATACGGACTTTGGAGTTGGCGGCATATTTTTCGGTTCACTCGCCAATTATGGTGGGACGATCGCTATTGTGATTAGTCTTGTGGTTATTCTAGTCCTCATGGCAATCCCGTTCAAAAAGGAAAAAAGAGTATAAGGTGATAAGAAAGGGAGAGATTTTTTCTCCCTTAGCAGATGAGACGAATCGGAGGAGATAATGTCTACACCTACAAAAAAATCTTTCAATTATCTATAAATGCCATTCGTACGTTAACCATTGATAGTGTAGAACGGGCTCAGCATGGTCATCCAGGTATGCCAATGGGCGCTGCCCCTATGGCCTATGCTTTATGGAAAAATATCTTGAATGTGAACCCTGACAACCCGAAGTGGTTTAATAGAGATCGCTTTGTACTATCAGCTGGCCACGGTTCTACATTATTATATAGCTTACTTCATTTGGCTGGGTACGACGTGACGATTAAGGACTTACAAAACTTTAGAAAAGTCGGGAGTAAGACCCCTGGACAGCCAGAATATAGTGTGACGCCAGGTGTAGAAGTAACGACAGGCCCACTAGGACAAGGAATACCGGCAAGTGTAGGACTAGCTTTAGCAGAAAGACATCTTGCTGAGACATATAATAGAGAAGACTTCCATATGGTGGATCATTACACCTACACCATTTGTGGAGATGGCGATTTAATGGAAGGTGTGTCATATGAAGCCGCTTCACTGGCCGGTCATCTTGGCTTAGGTCGCTTGATTGTATTATATGATTCAAATAATGTGAGTCTTGATGGGGATATAGGACTCTCTTTTTCAGAAGATATGAAGGCCCGGTTTACTTCTTACAACTGGCAATACTTGAGCGTAGAAGACGGTAATGATGTGGAAGCGATTATAAGAGCGAT
The Salipaludibacillus sp. LMS25 DNA segment above includes these coding regions:
- a CDS encoding PTS ascorbate transporter subunit IIC, which gives rise to MNNFLNTLVDILSQPAILVALIALIGLVAQRKNISDTMKGTTKTFVGFLVIAAGAGILETSLVPFGSMFQAAFNVSGVVPNNEAIVALALNEYGSNTALIMFFGMIVNILIARFTRFKYIFLTGHHTLYMACMLAVIMAVAGFNTVPLIAAGSVALGIIMTLSPAILQPFMRKLTGNNNVALGHFSAVGYALSGLVGQAVKGKNPTSTEKIDFPKGLGFLRDSTVSIAVTMIVMYVIVALAAGPVYIESELSGGTNFLVFSFIQAGTFAAGVFIILAGVRLVLAEIVPAFKGISTKLVPNAKPALDVPIVFTYAPNAVLIGFFSSFIGGLFSMVMMAFVGSTIILPGVVPHFFTGAAAGVFANATGGLRGAVAGAFVNGIIISFLPIFLLPVLGELGFANTTFSDTDFGVGGIFFGSLANYGGTIAIVISLVVILVLMAIPFKKEKRV
- a CDS encoding PTS sugar transporter subunit IIB, with translation MKILAVCGSGLGTSFMVEMNIKQVLEELGVAGVEVSHSDLSSATSEDADVYFLAKDIAESGKHLGEIIVLENIIDMDELREKVKKLGEDKNLI
- a CDS encoding ABC transporter ATP-binding protein, with protein sequence MILSLNDVTIRSQNKTIVDQASVSIREGDWYALVGQSGSGKSLLSQSIGQILPSHLHVEGSAFFKQQNLFTLSAKEMRRVRGKKISYIFQDYQGSFTPFRKIGQHFDEYLHVHGFTSKKGRYAQAIEALNAVGLDDILYDRYPFQLSGGQLQRVAIALALLLSPELVIADEITTALDSVSGHRVLQMLAKRQKETGCSILFITHDWRHVRRYANRLAIMKEGKIVESGGKHRILDHPQHEYTKQLIKAAPILSKGLRSGLDKEKEG
- a CDS encoding BglG family transcription antiterminator — protein: MLDQRTYQFLERIMMYNHITMPEVMMELNLSERQCHYLLEKANSMLTNFDLPSIEMKNQMLMVDEKVKGFTKIGVPLNVKGRTLIISEEDRPLIIYLYTFIKEDVVSSYHYQLLLKVSKNTALADVKKTKEICQAWHVQLVYKRMDGYVLEGDEMDKRRFAIYCIDYLLSQPLGKEIMVMTLKSWDKEQEIIDTQMIIEDFLKSKALQLVKSRKVEMIYHLIFMRARHQSHDLQFTDTERDMIEKQQLFQYAYELTQKLFSKGYEKETYFTAIQLLTSQEEVLSQDHTSLQRLAKEIINEFEKNTLLPIKNKAYLINSLFNHLVPTYFRITFEMPLINPMTERIKEEYKELFQFVKRSLRPLSIWTEKPISEAEIGYFTLHFGGYLEKYREVKSKQIRALIVCSNGISSSIMLRAQLSAMFPTIHFTHTHAAENIQSISPSSYDVIFSTVQLTSVKPLFIVKPLLSLVEKNHLIQAVFEEFPELNEGHISVDQIMSIIRRHTDIKNEKRLISELVDVMYFKNIEKRWEKPMLSDLLTEEMIHFTNEQLDWKAAIHQAAEPLVRTNKVEKRYVAAMIQNVEEVGTYIYIGKGIAIPHARPDAGVNEVGMSFLRTRKPVLLLDHEDYPVDLIICLAAIDNEAHLKALAHLTKLLGNESTLQAIKNTGSAQQIMNIIKEGEDLS
- a CDS encoding ABC transporter ATP-binding protein → MTMLSVEGLTKTYHGETPAISNITFDLNKGECLALVGESGSGKSTLARCLLRIEAIDSGKISFNGIAIEKLTERQLKPFRKKIQVVFQNPSAALNPKLKIKDSLIDPYAQYKREVTLSHFSNGSKTSYIKQLLEAVELSTSLADRYPHELSGGQRQRVTIARAISIEPELIILDEPTASLDVISQDAILTLLTDLRKNLNLSYLFISHDLAAVNRISQRIMVMKKGEIVDQFDQKELFAKDRHPYTQELVSIF
- the nikC gene encoding nickel transporter permease; the protein is MKRFAVRLPKKRKQKIQLGITLTFFVLIALSIMYAFLILKHDPYVTNLSSRLENMSLFHPLGTDYLGRDVLTRLLLGGQQTIGYSFLALFAAVVIGVPVGIFAGYKRGIIDRVFMRIADGFLAFPETIVAIVLVGLLGPSISNLILAIILVKWVNYARLVRSTVLVEAQKDYILVARINGLSSRKMMTKHLFPHIIGHVLVMASLDLGKIILLISAFSYIGLGAQPPMPEWGAMLNDSRPYFESMPQLMVYPGLAIVFVVLLTNMVGDYLRDRFDVKKEVRS